The genomic interval TGAATGTGTTCAACGGCCAACTATGTTCTCCCACTGAGGAGAACCTGTGAGGTAGGTGTatgacagaaacaacaaaacaaaatcgcacctaaaataaaccttttaatttttaatcagTATTCTTTTTCCTGTTAAAAGGCATTAGGCACTCCGGGCAAGCTGTGTGGGGGAGTGTCCATGTCAGCTAATTTCTCTGGAGCCAGGTCTCATGGAGCCCCTCAGGACACAGAGATGGATGTGGCTTGGCAGGAGCTGATGGCCATCACAGAGCTACAGGTAACTCTTTAGCACTGACTGAATTATAGCAGTGTagacattgttttattttacaaacaacattttgtgttttacaatACATCGCACTGCTTAATCACAGATGTGCAGGTTGAAGTGTTTTATGAATAAATGCTTATGAGGACACAATTGTATTACTTATCTAGGCTCCAAAATCACAGAAGCCTATTCAAACCTTGGCAAATGAGAATGTATCTTCGCAATTTTACTCAGGAAAAGTATGCCGTTCTCAGAGTCAAATTGAAAGTAGAGTATAAAACATGAcagttaaaatgtgtttcataaattcattcattattacCAAACAGAATATATCGTTTCATTTACAAactttttatgtattttcatgtattataaCTGTTGAATAGAAAGACAACAAAGGCCCGTTTGATTGATGGCAGGATGAAGAGATTGTGATAGGGGGGCAAGTGCTGTATGTTGTTAGCAGGCCCCCTGCTCCGCACAATAGCCATCTGTTTTCAGGTGAAACCTGATCACATCTATGAGAGCCCTTCATAGGCTATGGGTGGCATGCTGAAGTGGGGGCAATGTGTTCTATAGAGAACCAGATGAATTGTGAAAAAGACACTGTTCGCCTGATTTACTGAGTTTAGAGAAATTTAGAAATTGCTGTAaagtgttttattgctgttgGTGTGATGTCTACCTATGTGCCTATCAATCATAGCActtttgttttggtcaccaGTTTGAAGGCCCTGGTGAAGGCTCCTATGAAACAGCACAGTACCAAAGCATGGAGCCCATGGTCCCTATGGGAGGATATGGAATGGCTCAGTCCCATCCTGATCctcctactgctgctgcttgtgaAATCAGCACTGCTGGGACTTATGATGGATGTTACCCTCAAGAAGTTCCCGCCTGTCATCGTCTAGGCAACAGCACAGAGGCAATGTACGGACACTGCGAGTCTCAGCTCAATCAAAGAATGTTCCCAACCTCTTCCCATGTGCAGCCCTCCCTTATGGCTCCGAGGGAACAGATGAACATGTCAGGCACCATCCAAGGGCACAGGAGGGCCAACGCGTGTCTCGCTCAGGGTCTGAATCGGCACATGCTGTGGACTACGCATGGACAAAGTTTGCACCCTCGCTCAGCTGACGACCTGGAGTCAGACTCTGGTCTGTCTCTGGGTTCTAGCCCACCTCTGGCCTCCCCAGATAatcctggtggtggtggtgcacCAGGTTACCAGAGTGCAGAAATAGGTATGACTTACAGTGATGGTGAGCCAGACAGCATGACTGAACAAGCCAGAGCAGCACACATCCATTACCCAATGGACTACCAAAATCAATCTCATTCATATTTACACTCAGGAGCAcatccgtcttacttttcaacCCAACCCACTTTGTCTACACAACCCGATGCTCCTTGGTCGGTTAAACAGCAGGGTCAGCCCAGTGCACTGAGCAGTTTATACGTAGACTCAGGAGtgtccagcagagggagctcaCAGCCTAACATGTATACAAAACCACAAGGAAGCATATCCACTCCTGCTCCAGTCAGTAGAGATGAGCGGAGGGCCATGGCTTTGAAGATCCCCTTCCCCATGGATAAGATAATTAATCTACCTGTGGATGACTTCAATGAGCTCCTTACACAATACACTCTGACAGATACTCAACTGGCACTGGTCCGGGACATTCGACGGAGAGGGAAGAACAAGGTGGCAGCTCAGAACTGTAGGAAAAGGAAGCTTGAGAGCATAATTCACCTTGAAAGAGAACTGAGCCAGCTGCAGGCCCAAAGAGAGCATCTGGCAAAGGAAAGGCTGGAGTTCAAGCACAGCTTGGCTTTCATTAAATGCCGTCTCACAGACCTCTATTCAGAAGTATTTTCTCACTTAAGAGATGAAGATGGACAACCATACTCAATAGATGACTACTCCCTACAGCAGACACCCGATGGGAAAATTTATTTGGTACCTCACACAACTATGCAAAAAAGAGAGCAATGCTGAAGGATTGTGGACTGCCTCCTGTTATTTTTTATAAGTACTCCAACAGAAGGTACACTGCCTGATTCCACCATTTGAAAGTATATCACCTGGCTCCAATCACACATTTAATTAACATGGTGCAACCCTTTATAATTGACCAAAACCACACTGGactgttttataaaaaacactttattaaaAATACACTGCACAGCAGTCTTtggtaaaaaaatataaaaagtctTCAGCACCAGCCTCATTGTTCTGCATACCTGTGAAAACACAATCaagtttaataaaaacaaaactgagaaaATGTGATGTGCAGGGTTTGATGATTCGTACCCGATTTAGGCCATTGTCACTGAAATGAAGCCAGGGTTTGGATACCATGTGGAGTTTCCTAGAAAGCAGAAAAGCTAAATAAGTAAAATGTAATCTTTCAAAAAGAGTTGTCATTTCTGTTCATAGCATGCAGTATGTTGTAGCGCCTCGTTACACAATTAGGAGGCCAATTTTACCAGTCAACATTGGTGTGAGTCATAATAAAAACTTGTTTGCAAAGGTTACATCATTACTGGGCTACACAACTCACTACCAGCTAAATGACAAAAGCAAGACATACTATCAGTAGTTGAGAAGGCTGGTCTTACCTACAGACAGCACTTAAGCCTTTTGGTAGCTGCTGCCTGCTAGCCTCAGGATTCTGTTCTCACTCTCCCCTGCTTCAATGATCCTCGCGATGGTTTTGCTACTTCTCTCCCTCAGCTGGCTTCCATGGCTAGCCTCAAAGACTTTGCATGTAAGCTAGCATCTTCCAGATGATCATTGCAGAACTCAGGGTAGAGTCTGTACCAAGTGATGACTCTTTATGATGAATGCATTTGTACACCACTCCTCATGAACCAGTATCGTAAATGCATTGACATGAGTATGTGGCCACTTGTACGGTGCTTCTCACAATAGTCTTTTCACCTCATATGCAAGTGTACAAATGTGGTCTTGACACCCACTTGTTGCAGCATCTAACAGTGAACCCTCCATTTCCCAAACCACTAAAGACGCTAAcgagactttttaaaaaaaactgaaagatgGTTTATTTCAGCTTGATTTGAttcaatacaaataaaaaccagACTCAAAAGAAAATCTACATAAAACCTCAGTGGAATGCTTAGTTTCCAGAAAACacagtttgatgaaaaaacacaaaacgttTAAATGAAGACCCTCCATGATTTATCTACTGTTCATATCTTCTTGCAGCAGCTGTAACCTGCCACAACTGTTTGGCTGAGCAGATTTAGGAGGTAAACCTGCAGCTGCCCTGTCACTTCGCTTGCTCCCCTCTCCTTGCTCTCCTCTCCTAAGTACTCAGTCCTGTTGAACAATACGGAACAACATTGTTAACTGTGCACTGACTTTGTATGACCTGACATCCAGAGTGAATTTCTTTTTAATCGTTAGCTACACTTGACGTGTCCCTTGCGACTACAAACTCTGGTTTTTATGATACAGAAATAGTTCGGGCATGCCTTCAAGAACTTACCacttcacattttaaaatcgTCCTGTACGGCCATATCCACCATTGTTTGAGCTACTTCCATAGCCACCTTTAAGTGAAAGAGAATTTAGTCAAGACTGTGCAAATTGTACAACATGCCCATCTTTGCTTCAGTCAGCTCAATCTTACCGAAGCTCCTGCCGCCACCACCTCCACCGCCGCCGCCATAGTTGTTCTTCATCGGTCCAAAGTTGGAGGCCTGGGGGTCGTAGTGGCCCATGTTGTTGTAGTTAtttcctcctccgcctccaccACCGCCGCAGTTACCTAGGATCATTTCATTAGGTTCAACTTAAAAACCATAACTTGGGAACAGTTAAGCATTTAGTAAAAAGAGGAAAGCCAAACACTTACCATAACCATTGCTGTCATAACCGTTTCCTCCAtagccgccgccaccgccgccacctccaccaccaccctgGTTGTAGCCACCTTGGTTATACCCCCGGTTGCCGCCGTTATTATAGCCACCAGGGCCGCCAGGACCACCTCCATAGCCTACAACATACATTCTTTGATTACAGGTAGAAGTTGCAATGGTGAAAATACCCAGACCAAACACAATTGCTTACTTACCACCATCTCCTCCATTGCAATTGTAAGGGCCATCACCATATCTACCCCTGCCGCCTGAAAAAAAGATATAATCCAGACTCAGAATTTGTACTTGCATAATTAAAATTATTAATCCCATTGAAAATAAGTCGTACCCTGGTTGAAGCCTCTGTCGAAGTCGTAGGGCCTTCCTCCTCCGCCGCCGCTGCGacctgaacaaaaaacaaacattagccCGGAAGTGTGACTGTGCCAGTGTAAGCAACTTTTTAATGAGTTAGGCCAATAATGGGGGCATACCTCCCCTCATACCCATGCCTGCTGTTTGCATTTCCTGCCTTGTGAGGGCCTTCCTCACTTCACAGTTGTGAGAGTTGATTGTGTGGTATTTCTGGACTGTAGGGTTGAAAAAAAGGTAAATTAGTAGCCGCTCAAGACAACCAGTTAAACCTTACATTCTGCAATTGAACATCTGTACTTACTGACAATCCTATCGACTGAATCGTGGTCATCAAAGGTCACAAAGGCAAAGCCCCTCTTTTTCCCAGTATTGCGATCTGTCATGATGTCAATCACCTCGATTTTGCCAAACTGCGTGAAGTAATCGCGAAGGTGTGACTCCTCTGTGTCTTCTTTGATTCCTCCAACGAAGATCTTTTTCACTGTTACGTGTGCCCCTGGCCTGTTAGAGTCCTGCAATTGAAGAAATTTGTGTTATTGCCTACAACTACTCTCCCTTTATATAAAACTCATTGGGGGGGACAGATAGGTTTTTCCTCAGTCAGTCAACATACCTCCCTGGAAACAGCTCGCTTGGGCTCGACAACTCTTCCATCAACCTTGTGTGGGCGGGCAGACATGGCTGCATCAACCTCCTGTACTGAGGAGTATGTGACGAAACCAAAGCCCCTGGATCTCTTGGTGTTGGGATCCCTCATGACCTGAAGACATGTTTTACGTCATTAGTCCCATTGTTGGCCACAAATCACATAAGCATGCcatcaaatcattaaaacagcACAAATGGGGAAAGTGCGCAAGGACagtagagtaaaaaaaaaagtcaatgaaATCCACTTACCACACAGTCTGTCAGGCCCCCCCATTGCTCAAAATGAGCCCTCAGGCTTTCATCTGTGGTCTCAAAGCTCAAACCTCCAATGAACAGCTTTCGAAGCTGCTCCGGCTCGCGAGGGACCTACACAATGGACAAAGCGATGCATTGGCATTAGCTAGGCTACAATCATAAGAAATCAAATACACACTGAATGCGACTGCGATGATAACATGCACAATAAACCACTACTGCATTTACACGGCGTGGACCGTGTTTTAATCCCTGCGTCACAAATCAAAAACCGGGatagggtggaggaggggataTCGCCGCCATTAACGTTAGCGGAGCGCTTCAGTGACTGTAGCTGCAGTTCTGTTTAAGCACTTAAAGGCATTTGCGTGCTGACCCAACAATCGTCTTTTCTATGAGATTACTGACGGCGTGTTAGTAAGACTAGTGAGCGTCATACACAACCGACAGATGAATCAAAAGGCCACGAGGATCAGATGCTATAAAATGGCGGCTTTACAACGTTGGATAGCTGCTGCGGCTGGTATGTTGAAAATCCAGTCTGCTGAGTATCGTGTAACGAAGTGGCTTTTAATAACTCGCGAGTATACAAACAACCGACATACAGGATGATACAGACCGCCAGCAGGCTCTTGACTGCAATACTCTGATCTTTTGAAAGACTGGAGCTAATTCCACAAAGACTCATTGTTTAGTAACGCGTGTCTGTTGAGGTTAGTAATAGAGTTTTCCATGAGTGAACCACTGACATGATCGGCGAGACTCGTGGATTTCAGACATAACAGTCGGCATGAACAAAAGACCACGAGGCCCAACTGTTATAAAATGGCGGATATACAAAGCTTGATTGCTGCGGCAGTTGTGTAGAAAACGCAGTCTGCGTTATCGCAATTATTACCAACGAATTTTCTTCTTCGTGAAGCAAACATGCAGagaatatatatagatatatggcGTTCCGCTtgcaacactcacctctttcgACATATTGGATCAGAAACCTTGAAGACTCCTTGTAATCTGACCGGAGAGCGGCGATGTGCGTCAGACGAGCCCAGCCCGATGTTCAACTGTAGAATAAATAGCAGGGGATACACCTCTTCCGTGCAGCGATTGGTCAATCGTTCCCGCTGCAGTCTGTCGTCAGCATTTAGTGGTTCTTGATTGGGCCAAATTCAATCAATCACGACTATGGGCCAATAACCTAACGGGGGAGGCGGGTATTTTACGGTCcagacaaaaaataataattcaggCAATGGATGCTCATCTAAGTGAAACGGAATGTATAAGATAGTGTTGCATGGTGCTGCCAGGTCACTAAGCATCAACAGAAACAACATGGTATAAAAGCACAGATAAATAGCACATTAAAACGATACATCGCCAGTCCTTAATCATTCAGATTTTTCGCCTGAAGTTGaagctttgtctttttctcagtGTATCAACGGTACTGAACCTTTCACGGACATACACTCATGTAtatctaaaatgtattttttaaattaagataTACAATTATAATGTATTGCAATAAACATGTCCGAGCTCTTAGAGAATTAATTTGTGATCAGTGGGAGCCAGATAAGTAGGTCATCAGCTGACCGAGGGGCGGGTACATTTATTGTGCGCCCCGAACGCGCGCTTTTTACGCACAACACCTTTATGTGAGCCAGGCTAGATGCTAAAATAGCCCCACTGTTGGCCTTTCAGTCCGCAGGTCCACAAAAGACACGCGTTATCGCCGCGGTTACCCGGTCAGAACCAGCTGTCTTCACATCCAAAGGGTAAGGGATATTCAACACACCGATGAGCGTCATGCTTCTGCGGCTATCGCTCTACATTTACGTTTCTGGTGTCAAATATAGCTAGTGTTAGCATGTTGAAGCGTTAGCTTGTAGGCTACTTGCTTTAGCAAGTTACCCTTTCATGTCCATTGATTAGCTTGTAGCTTagcaaacaaaacatgaacGCTAGCTGttattttctctttgctttaagCACGAATCGCATTTTTCTCTTAACGTTATTTGTCTTTATAGATATTTTCGTGATCGGACAGTTACTGAGAGGTCGCTAGCCAGCCAATTATACGCCAACTGGTTTAGCTTTTTTCAGGTTCCCGTGCCTGTTGCAATTTTTAGTAACTTGACTTACAATGAAATGATGCCTAGTCGTTGATCAACGATAATGTTTGGTCAGCATTTGGCTTACGTTTAAGTCTGCCGACCTCTATTATTAAGATCCTGCGTCGTGCTAAACCATGCACAGCCGCACACATCGGCTAGAGCTCTGAAAAGGATCACCCACATTCACCTTAACGTTAGCTTCTCCATCGTTTTCCTACACAGGGAAGTGCCATTGGCCTGCGACAAACTAAGCTATGGGCAAAAAGTCTCGCGAAGAGGATTCATCATCTTCTGAAGAGGAAGAATATGTTGTGGAGAAGGTGCTGGACAGGAGGGTGGTGAAAGGCAGGGTTGAGTTCTTCCTGAAGTGGAAAGGATATTCAGAGTAAGTTGTTTTTACAGGCAGTTTGCTAACTGTGCTTGCATTTGCACCGCTAGATTCAAGCTACATCACCAACACCGTGCAGGAGCATAGTTTAATATAACCATCACATGTATTGTATACCAAGTGGATATTTGTGTGTTATTGCAGGTTTtcacttgggggggggggggtgggggggggggcagattAACAGCTTGTATTGTGGATATCCTTACTCAAGCAGGCAGACATTCACTGAGAAAGATGCATGTGTTtactgtaatgttgctttaaagatcAAGAAATGAACGAATTGCATTGTTGGGGACATTGTAGGTTTTTATCAAGCTTTTAATTTAAGTATTTCGCCGATCTCTGATTACTGCTGTCAGCGAAGAGCTGTGGCTTCAGTGGTGATGATGTGATGCACTGTGATCTTCCTCAGAAAGCACAACACGTGGGAGCCCGAGAAGAATCTCGACTGCCCCGAACTCATTTCAGAATTCATGAAGACGTacaagaaaagcagcagcagcggtgggaGCTCCACACCTAGCAGCGGGGCCAGCAAATCAAACACAGGCTCTTTAGGACGCTCCAAAGAGTCCAGTACCTCAAAGAAGAGAAGTTCCGACGACGATGAGGAGGGTGG from Sparus aurata chromosome 7, fSpaAur1.1, whole genome shotgun sequence carries:
- the nfe2 gene encoding transcription factor NF-E2 45 kDa subunit, with product MCSTANYVLPLRRTCEALGTPGKLCGGVSMSANFSGARSHGAPQDTEMDVAWQELMAITELQFEGPGEGSYETAQYQSMEPMVPMGGYGMAQSHPDPPTAAACEISTAGTYDGCYPQEVPACHRLGNSTEAMYGHCESQLNQRMFPTSSHVQPSLMAPREQMNMSGTIQGHRRANACLAQGLNRHMLWTTHGQSLHPRSADDLESDSGLSLGSSPPLASPDNPGGGGAPGYQSAEIGMTYSDGEPDSMTEQARAAHIHYPMDYQNQSHSYLHSGAHPSYFSTQPTLSTQPDAPWSVKQQGQPSALSSLYVDSGVSSRGSSQPNMYTKPQGSISTPAPVSRDERRAMALKIPFPMDKIINLPVDDFNELLTQYTLTDTQLALVRDIRRRGKNKVAAQNCRKRKLESIIHLERELSQLQAQREHLAKERLEFKHSLAFIKCRLTDLYSEVFSHLRDEDGQPYSIDDYSLQQTPDGKIYLVPHTTMQKREQC
- the hnrnpa1b gene encoding heterogeneous nuclear ribonucleoprotein A1b — its product is MSKEVPREPEQLRKLFIGGLSFETTDESLRAHFEQWGGLTDCVVMRDPNTKRSRGFGFVTYSSVQEVDAAMSARPHKVDGRVVEPKRAVSREDSNRPGAHVTVKKIFVGGIKEDTEESHLRDYFTQFGKIEVIDIMTDRNTGKKRGFAFVTFDDHDSVDRIVIQKYHTINSHNCEVRKALTRQEMQTAGMGMRGGRSGGGGGRPYDFDRGFNQGGRGRYGDGPYNCNGGDGGYGGGPGGPGGYNNGGNRGYNQGGYNQGGGGGGGGGGGYGGNGYDSNGYGNCGGGGGGGGNNYNNMGHYDPQASNFGPMKNNYGGGGGGGGGRSFGGYGSSSNNGGYGRTGRF
- the cbx5 gene encoding chromobox protein homolog 5; its protein translation is MGKKSREEDSSSSEEEEYVVEKVLDRRVVKGRVEFFLKWKGYSEKHNTWEPEKNLDCPELISEFMKTYKKSSSSGGSSTPSSGASKSNTGSLGRSKESSTSKKRSSDDDEEGGSKPKKKKEDEILVARGFERGLEPEKIIGATDSCGDLMFLMKWKDSEEADLVLAKEANHKCPQIVIAFYEERLTWHEDSDKKEKDAVTA